The following proteins come from a genomic window of Microbacterium sp. SY138:
- the trxA gene encoding thioredoxin — MSQPVIVTEQTFDEIVLQSDIPVLVDFWAAWCGPCRALAPILDQIAAEQDGRLRIAKLNVDENPALAEKYQITSIPALKVFQNGTVIRQIVGAMPKPALEDKLSGII, encoded by the coding sequence ATGAGTCAGCCCGTCATCGTCACTGAGCAGACCTTCGACGAGATCGTGCTCCAAAGCGACATCCCCGTGCTCGTAGATTTCTGGGCTGCCTGGTGCGGGCCGTGCCGTGCACTGGCGCCGATCCTTGATCAGATCGCTGCCGAGCAGGACGGCAGGCTACGGATCGCGAAGCTGAACGTCGACGAGAACCCCGCCCTCGCGGAGAAGTACCAGATCACCTCGATCCCGGCGCTGAAGGTGTTCCAGAATGGCACGGTGATTCGCCAGATCGTCGGCGCCATGCCCAAGCCGGCGCTCGAGGACAAGCTCAGCGGCATCATCTGA